In Methanofollis aquaemaris, the genomic window TGTCGGGTGCGGGACAGGGAAGATCGCGGTGGCCGCGGCCCGGACCGCCGGCCGGGTGCTTGCAATCGACCGCCGGTCAGAAGCGGCGGCCTGCACGAGGGCCGCGGCGGAGACAGCCGGTGCCGACAACATCGAGACCGTCTGCGGTGAAGCCGCGGAGGTCCTCGCGGGTGCGGGTCCCCTTGACGCCGCCTTCGTCGGCGGTTCGCGCGATCTTGAGCAGGTGCTCGAGGTGCTTGCCGGGGAGGTGCGCGGTCGGGTGGTCGTCGACTGCGTCCTCCTGGAGACTCTCCACCGGGCGGTGGGGACGATGCAGGATCTCGGGATCTTCAGGGAGGTCATCTCCCTCCAGGTGGCGCGCTCTCACCCCCTTGGACAGGGGATGATGATGCGCCCGGCCAACCCGGTCTGGCTCGTCGTCGGGGAGGTGGCCTGAGATGCTGGTCGGTGTCGGAATCGGCCCGGGCGACCCTGAACTCCTCACCGTGAAGGCCGTGCGCCTGATCCGGGAGGCCGACGTGGTCTATGTCCCCGGCCGGGTGGCCGCGAAGATCATCGCCCCGTACCGTACCGATGTCGAGATCCTCTCCTTCCCCATGACCGGGGACGAGGCCGAGATCGCGCGGTGCATGGAGCAGAACGCCGATACCGTGGCGGCGCCTGCGGAGAACGGGCTCTGTGTCTTCTGCATCCTCGGTGATCCGAACTTCTATGGCACCTTCGGGAGGCTCTCGGCCGTCCTCGCCGACCGCCACCCGGCGGTCAGGTGCACGACCGTCCCCGGCATCAGTGCGATCACCGCCTTTGCCTCGGTCGCGGACGTCCCGGTCTCGGGCGGGATCGGCGTGAGCGACGGGTCCGAGGAAGCGTGTCGTCTCCTCCTCAAGGTGACGCATCCGAAGGAGACGGCCGCACGTCTCCGCACCGAGGGCTTCACCGATTTCGTCCTGGTGGAACGGATGTATATGGACGGCGAGCAGGTCTATCGGGGCGAAGAACTCCCTGAGAAGAGCAATTATTTCAGTGTACTCTTTGCGAGGCGGTGACGATGGAAAAGATCTATATTGTCGGGGCCGGGCCGGGAAACCCGGACCTGATCACGGTGAAGGGAAACGATCTCCTGATGCGGGCCGACGTCCTCATCTACGCGGGGTCGCTCGTGAACCCGGTGCTGGTCGAGCGGTCGCCGGCGCCTGAGAAGTACGATTCCTGGGGGATGAAACTCCCCGAGATGGTGGCGGTGATGGTCGAGGCAGCCAGGGCCAGGAAGACGGTGGTCCGTCTTCACTCAGGCGACCCGTCTCTGTACGGGGCGATCGTCGAACAGATCGCCGAACTGGAACGGGCCGGGATCGAGGTCGAGGTGGTCCCTGGCGTCTCCTCGATGTTCGGGGCGGCGGCGACACTCAAGACTCAATATACCCTCCGCGGCGTCTCTGAGTCGGTGGTCGTCACCAGACCCGCGGGGGCGACGCTGGAGACCGACCAGATCGCCGAACTCTCGCGAACCGGGGCGACGATGGTCGTCTTCCTCGGCACCGAGCATATGGAGGAGGTGCTCGAAAAGGTCGAGTGCCCACCTGAGACTCCGGCGGCGGTCGTCTATCATGCCACCTGGCCTGACGAGCAGGTGGTGCGTGGCACGGTCGCCGACCTCGCGGCAAAGGCGCGGGCGGCCGGGATCGAACGCTCGGCCCTGATCATCATCGGCGGCGTGGTGAATGCCACCGCATCCGACTACACCAACTCAGACCTCTACGGATGAAGACGGCAGTCATTGCGCTGAGGCGCTTCGAGGACGAAGGGCGGTTGGTCGCCAAGGCCGTCGGCGGCGAGTTTCTCCCGTACTCCCCCGGGGTCTTCGAGGAGGCCTTCGCCGCCTACGAGGCGATCGTCGCCGTGATGTCGGCCGGGATCGCGGTCAGGAAATGCGCCCCCTTCCTCACCACCAAGTGGCGGGACCCGGCGGTGGTGGTGGTCGGCCCTGACCTCAGGTTTGCGGTCCCAATTCTCGGCGGGCATCATGGTGCAAACGATCTCGCCCGCGAGATCGGGGCGAAGACCGGTGCGGTCCCGGTGATCTCGACCGCCACCGAGGCCCTGGGTCGCCCGTGCGTCGAGGGCGTCGCGGCGTCGGTCGGGGCCGAGATCGCAAATCCCGCCTCCACCCTCCCGGTGAACGCGGCGATGCTCGACGGCGAGGTTCCGGTCTATACCGTCGGCGGCCCGGCGATCGTCGGCGGCCCGGCGATCGTCGTCGCCTCTCCGGCCGTCTCGGTCCTGGTGGAGGGCGGCGAGTATGTCGTCGGTCTCGGGTGCCGGCGGGGGACTGCGACTGAATCGGTCGTGGCGGCGGTGGGGGCGGCCCTCAGGACGGCCGGGCTCGGGCCAGAGGAGGTGCTCGTCTATGCCACGACCACGAAGAAATCAGACGAGCCCGGCCTGCGGGACGGCGTCGCCGCGCTGGGCGGTGTCCTCCTGTACCTCGGCGACGAGACGCTCAACGCCCTGACGCCCCCCTCGCCCTCGCGGGCCGGGCTGATCGGGCTTGTCGGCGTGGCCGAGCCGGCGGTGCTCGCTCTTGCACGCCGCGGCGAACTGATACTGAAGAAAACGGTCTATGGGGATGTGACAGTTGCAATCGGACGATAAAAGAGGGAAACTCTCAATTGTGGGCATCGGCCCGGGCGGAATCGCGCAGATGACCGGGCAGGCGGCGGACGCGATCCGCGACGCCGAGTATGTCATCGGCAATGCCTTTTATCTGGAACAGATCGCCCCCCTCCTCGGGGGCCAGGAAGTGATCAGGAGTTCGATGGGCAGGGAGGTCGAGCGGGCGCAGAAGTGCGTCGACCTCGCCCGCACCCACCGCGTGGTCATGGTCAGCGGGGGCGACCCCGGCGTGTACGGGATG contains:
- a CDS encoding methyltransferase domain-containing protein, whose amino-acid sequence is MDEGLRGGPTQDEVAAVALWHLRLAPGCAFADVGCGTGKIAVAAARTAGRVLAIDRRSEAAACTRAAAETAGADNIETVCGEAAEVLAGAGPLDAAFVGGSRDLEQVLEVLAGEVRGRVVVDCVLLETLHRAVGTMQDLGIFREVISLQVARSHPLGQGMMMRPANPVWLVVGEVA
- a CDS encoding cobalt-factor II C(20)-methyltransferase codes for the protein MLVGVGIGPGDPELLTVKAVRLIREADVVYVPGRVAAKIIAPYRTDVEILSFPMTGDEAEIARCMEQNADTVAAPAENGLCVFCILGDPNFYGTFGRLSAVLADRHPAVRCTTVPGISAITAFASVADVPVSGGIGVSDGSEEACRLLLKVTHPKETAARLRTEGFTDFVLVERMYMDGEQVYRGEELPEKSNYFSVLFARR
- a CDS encoding cobalt-precorrin-4/precorrin-4 C(11)-methyltransferase, with protein sequence MEKIYIVGAGPGNPDLITVKGNDLLMRADVLIYAGSLVNPVLVERSPAPEKYDSWGMKLPEMVAVMVEAARARKTVVRLHSGDPSLYGAIVEQIAELERAGIEVEVVPGVSSMFGAAATLKTQYTLRGVSESVVVTRPAGATLETDQIAELSRTGATMVVFLGTEHMEEVLEKVECPPETPAAVVYHATWPDEQVVRGTVADLAAKARAAGIERSALIIIGGVVNATASDYTNSDLYG
- the cbiG gene encoding cobalt-precorrin 5A hydrolase, with translation MKTAVIALRRFEDEGRLVAKAVGGEFLPYSPGVFEEAFAAYEAIVAVMSAGIAVRKCAPFLTTKWRDPAVVVVGPDLRFAVPILGGHHGANDLAREIGAKTGAVPVISTATEALGRPCVEGVAASVGAEIANPASTLPVNAAMLDGEVPVYTVGGPAIVGGPAIVVASPAVSVLVEGGEYVVGLGCRRGTATESVVAAVGAALRTAGLGPEEVLVYATTTKKSDEPGLRDGVAALGGVLLYLGDETLNALTPPSPSRAGLIGLVGVAEPAVLALARRGELILKKTVYGDVTVAIGR